One Saimiri boliviensis isolate mSaiBol1 chromosome 17, mSaiBol1.pri, whole genome shotgun sequence genomic window carries:
- the RAB34 gene encoding ras-related protein Rab-34 isoform X2, which translates to MSHLLGLELRSEAPPLLGPLLSPFSLPAGSSHRQMLRSSLRFPITNSAGVPSKAAGRMNILAPVRRDRVLAELPQCLRKEAALHVHKDFHPRVICACQEHRTGTVGFKISKVIVVGDLSVGKTCLINRFCKDTFDKNYKATIGVDFEMERFEVLGIPFSLQLWDTAGQERFKCIASTYYRGAQAIIIVFNLNDVASLEHTKQWLADALKENDPSSVLLFLVGSKKDLSTPAQYALMEKDALKVAQEMKAEYWAVSSLTGENVREFFFRVAALTFEANVLAELEKSGARRIGDVVRINSNDSNLYLTASKKKPTCCP; encoded by the exons ATGAGTCACCTCCTGGGCCTGGAGTTGAGGAGCGAAGCGCCGCCTCTCCTTGGGCCCCTTCTCTCCCCCTTTTCCCTCCCCGCGGGTTCCTCGCATCGCCAGATGCTGCGCAGCAGTCTCCGATTCCCCATCACCAATTCAGCTGG C GTGCCCAGCAAGGCCGCAGGCAGGATGAACATTCTGGCTCCAGTGCGGAGGGACCGCGTCCTGGCGGAGCTGCCCCAG TGCCTGAGGAAGGAGGCCGCTTTGCACGTGCACAAAGATTTCCACCCCCGCGTCATCTGCGCCTGCCAGGAGCACCGGACAGGCACCGTGGG ATTTAAGATCTCCAAGGTCATTGTGGTGGGGGACCTGTCGGTGGGGAAGACTTGCCTCATTAATAG GTTCTGCAAAGACACCTTTGATAAGAATTATAAGGCCACCATCGGAGTGGACTTTGAGATGGAACGATTTGAGGTGCTGGGCATCCCCTTCAGTTTGCAGCT tTGGGATACCGCTGGACAGGAGAGGTTCAAATGCATTGCATCAACCTACTACCGAGGAGCTCAAG CCATCATCATTGTCTTCAACCTGAATGACGTGGCATCTCTGGAACATACCAA GCAGTGGCTGGCTGATGCCCTGAAGGAGAATGACCCTTCCAGTGTGCTTCTCTTCCTCGTAGGTTCCAAGAAGGACCTGAGT ACCCCTGCTCAATATGCACTGATGGAGAAAGATGCCCTCAAGGTggcccaggagatgaaggctgaGTACTGGGCAGTCTCATCTCTCACTG GTGAGAATGTCCGAGAATTCTTCTTCCGTGTGGCAGCACTGACCTTTGAGGCCAATGTGCTGGCTGAGCTGGAGAAATCAGGGGCCCGACGCATTGGGGATGTTGTCC GCATCAACAGTAATGACAGCAACCTCTACCTAACTGCCAGCAAGAAGAAGCCCACATGTTGCCCATGA
- the RAB34 gene encoding ras-related protein Rab-34 isoform X1, with translation MNILAPVRRDRVLAELPQCLRKEAALHVHKDFHPRVICACQEHRTGTVGFKISKVIVVGDLSVGKTCLINRFCKDTFDKNYKATIGVDFEMERFEVLGIPFSLQLWDTAGQERFKCIASTYYRGAQAIIIVFNLNDVASLEHTKQWLADALKENDPSSVLLFLVGSKKDLSTPAQYALMEKDALKVAQEMKAEYWAVSSLTGENVREFFFRVAALTFEANVLAELEKSGARRIGDVVRINSNDSNLYLTASKKKPTCCP, from the exons ATGAACATTCTGGCTCCAGTGCGGAGGGACCGCGTCCTGGCGGAGCTGCCCCAG TGCCTGAGGAAGGAGGCCGCTTTGCACGTGCACAAAGATTTCCACCCCCGCGTCATCTGCGCCTGCCAGGAGCACCGGACAGGCACCGTGGG ATTTAAGATCTCCAAGGTCATTGTGGTGGGGGACCTGTCGGTGGGGAAGACTTGCCTCATTAATAG GTTCTGCAAAGACACCTTTGATAAGAATTATAAGGCCACCATCGGAGTGGACTTTGAGATGGAACGATTTGAGGTGCTGGGCATCCCCTTCAGTTTGCAGCT tTGGGATACCGCTGGACAGGAGAGGTTCAAATGCATTGCATCAACCTACTACCGAGGAGCTCAAG CCATCATCATTGTCTTCAACCTGAATGACGTGGCATCTCTGGAACATACCAA GCAGTGGCTGGCTGATGCCCTGAAGGAGAATGACCCTTCCAGTGTGCTTCTCTTCCTCGTAGGTTCCAAGAAGGACCTGAGT ACCCCTGCTCAATATGCACTGATGGAGAAAGATGCCCTCAAGGTggcccaggagatgaaggctgaGTACTGGGCAGTCTCATCTCTCACTG GTGAGAATGTCCGAGAATTCTTCTTCCGTGTGGCAGCACTGACCTTTGAGGCCAATGTGCTGGCTGAGCTGGAGAAATCAGGGGCCCGACGCATTGGGGATGTTGTCC GCATCAACAGTAATGACAGCAACCTCTACCTAACTGCCAGCAAGAAGAAGCCCACATGTTGCCCATGA
- the PROCA1 gene encoding protein PROCA1 isoform X2, which produces MWVRTTLTTERWTKEKTEPKARSWDVRRRRDVNRFPSWERGHLLADVASSTDVSTISSEGDCKESDRCCRKHKQCTGHIIYPFASDCGRHSLHLHSVKHCDCNSRLKDCSKNSSSSGGAGPACSCVIKSPCFELTPEEQHVERFWYGWCKSYRPVSVAVIHHPLHHECGADDVHEEEEEEEESKPPIPAQVGPATASPDLGTTMATGTPDSAAPITIWRSESPTGKGQGSKVIKKVKKKKEKEKDKEEDTDEKAKLKKKAKKGKLTKKKSPVKSEPSPPDVSRSLSPRQLARMSESSPESREDLESEDSSSGRGQGEPSSEDNVESSPRKRENTVQAKKTGTKPSQTRKVNKRKSPPGSNPNLS; this is translated from the exons ATGTGGGTCAGAACTACGCTCACAACTGAAAGGTGGACTAAGGAAAAGACCGAGCCCAAGGCCCGCTCGTGGGATGTGAGACGGCGCCGCG ATGTAAACAGGTTTCCCAGCTGGGAGAGAGGACATCTGCTGGCTGATGTGGCATCCAGCACTGATGTGTCTACCATCTCCTCTGAAG GTGACTGCAAGGAGTCTGACAGGTGCTGCCGGAAACACAAGCAATGCACTGGGCATATCATCTACCCATTCGCCTCTGACTGTGGCCGCCACAGCCTGCACCTACACTCTGTCAAGCACTGCGACTGCAATTCTAG GCTGAAGGACTGCTCAAAGAATAGCAGCAGCTCCGGGGGCGCGGGGCCAGCCTGCTCCTGTGTCATCAAGTCCCCTTGCTTTGAGCTCACCCCGGAGGAGCAGCATGTGGAGCGGTTCTGGTATGGCTG GTGTAAAAGCTACAGACCTGTCTCTGTGGCAGTGATACACCATCCCCTTCACCATGAGTGTGGAGCAGATGATGTacatgaagaagaggaagaggaggaggaaagcaaGCCTCCTATCCCGGCGCAGGTGGGGCCCGCCACTGCCTCCCCTGACCTAGGCACCACCATGGCCACTGGTACCCCTGACTCTGCAGCACCCATCACCATCTGGCGCTCTGAGAGCCCCACAGGGAAGGGCCAGGGCAGCAAGGTGATCAAgaaggtaaagaagaaaaaggaaaaagagaaggacaaGGAGGAGGACACAGATGAGAAGGCAAAGCTGAAGAAAAAAGCCAAGAAGGGCAAACTGACTAAGAAGAAAAGCCCAGTTAAATCAGAGCCTTCCCCTCCAGATGTGAGCCGATCATTAAGCCCAAGACAGCTGGCCAGGATGTCCGAGTCCAGCCCAGAGAGCCGGGAAGACCTGGAGAGCGAGGACAGTTCCAGTGGCCGGGGGCAGGGGGAACCGTCGAGCGAGGATAATGTGGAATCATCACCCAGGAAGAGAGAGAACACGGTCCAGGCCAAGAAGACAGGGACGAAGCCCTCACAAACCAGGAAGGTAAACAAGAGAAAATCTCCCCCAGGATCAAACCCCAATCTCAGTTGA
- the PROCA1 gene encoding protein PROCA1 isoform X1 — MSITCDCKESDRCCRKHKQCTGHIIYPFASDCGRHSLHLHSVKHCDCNSRLKDCSKNSSSSGGAGPACSCVIKSPCFELTPEEQHVERFWYGWCKSYRPVSVAVIHHPLHHECGADDVHEEEEEEEESKPPIPAQVGPATASPDLGTTMATGTPDSAAPITIWRSESPTGKGQGSKVIKKVKKKKEKEKDKEEDTDEKAKLKKKAKKGKLTKKKSPVKSEPSPPDVSRSLSPRQLARMSESSPESREDLESEDSSSGRGQGEPSSEDNVESSPRKRENTVQAKKTGTKPSQTRKVNKRKSPPGSNPNLS, encoded by the exons ATGAGCATCACCT GTGACTGCAAGGAGTCTGACAGGTGCTGCCGGAAACACAAGCAATGCACTGGGCATATCATCTACCCATTCGCCTCTGACTGTGGCCGCCACAGCCTGCACCTACACTCTGTCAAGCACTGCGACTGCAATTCTAG GCTGAAGGACTGCTCAAAGAATAGCAGCAGCTCCGGGGGCGCGGGGCCAGCCTGCTCCTGTGTCATCAAGTCCCCTTGCTTTGAGCTCACCCCGGAGGAGCAGCATGTGGAGCGGTTCTGGTATGGCTG GTGTAAAAGCTACAGACCTGTCTCTGTGGCAGTGATACACCATCCCCTTCACCATGAGTGTGGAGCAGATGATGTacatgaagaagaggaagaggaggaggaaagcaaGCCTCCTATCCCGGCGCAGGTGGGGCCCGCCACTGCCTCCCCTGACCTAGGCACCACCATGGCCACTGGTACCCCTGACTCTGCAGCACCCATCACCATCTGGCGCTCTGAGAGCCCCACAGGGAAGGGCCAGGGCAGCAAGGTGATCAAgaaggtaaagaagaaaaaggaaaaagagaaggacaaGGAGGAGGACACAGATGAGAAGGCAAAGCTGAAGAAAAAAGCCAAGAAGGGCAAACTGACTAAGAAGAAAAGCCCAGTTAAATCAGAGCCTTCCCCTCCAGATGTGAGCCGATCATTAAGCCCAAGACAGCTGGCCAGGATGTCCGAGTCCAGCCCAGAGAGCCGGGAAGACCTGGAGAGCGAGGACAGTTCCAGTGGCCGGGGGCAGGGGGAACCGTCGAGCGAGGATAATGTGGAATCATCACCCAGGAAGAGAGAGAACACGGTCCAGGCCAAGAAGACAGGGACGAAGCCCTCACAAACCAGGAAGGTAAACAAGAGAAAATCTCCCCCAGGATCAAACCCCAATCTCAGTTGA